A region of Sugiyamaella lignohabitans strain CBS 10342 chromosome A, complete sequence DNA encodes the following proteins:
- a CDS encoding putative spidroin-1-like, whose protein sequence is MRLKPHFYLVLAKCDNLPFLHILSSAIGETAGVTQDIGSDPTLPRSDKESGEEAAGEEGTSGEEAVGEEGTAGEEAAGEEAAGEEAAGEEAAGEEAVGEEGTAGEEAAGEEGTAGEEATGEEEAAGEEAAGEDGTASEEATGEEEAAGEEVAGEEAAGEEEGTAGKEATGEEETAGEEAAEEEATAGEEAAGEEGTAGEEATGEEETAAEEAAGEEAAGEEAAGEEADGEEATAGEEAAGEEGTVGEEATGEEETAAEEEAGEEAAGDEEGTAGEEATGEDKTAGEEAAAAGEEGTSGDEAAGEEGIAGEEAAAREVGTEIPVNTLAAADTSATAEATAEAAADATALAEAAATAFAEALAAAETQMDAAAETEATTFAEATATALAEAAALAWAEAAAAAAAAAEAAAEAVAAALAAALAVTATCGEAWATAEAIALAEATAVAYAEAEAAAEAAAEAAAEAAAEAEAAAEA, encoded by the exons ATGCGGCTTAAGCCGCATTTCTATCTAGTTCTAGCGAAATGTG ATAATCTTCCTTTTttgcatattt TGTCATCAGCGATTGGAGAAACAGCTGGTGTAACCCAAGATATCGGTTCCGATCCAACGTTGCCACGGTCAGATAAAGAAT ctggagaagaagcagctggcgaAGAGGGAACTTCTGGGGAAGAAGCAgttggagaagaaggaacagctggtgaagaggcagctggtgaagaagcagctggcgaagaagcagctggcgaagaagcagctggcgaagaagcagttggagaagaaggaacagctggagaagaggcagctggCGAAGAGGGAAcagctggcgaagaagcaactggggaggaagaggcagctggggaagaggcagctggGGAAGATGGAACAGCTAGTGAAGAAGCAACTGGGGaggaagaggcagctggagaagaggtAGCTGgggaagaagcagctggtgaagaagaaggaacaGCTGGCAAAGAAGCAACTGGggaggaagaaacagctggagaagaggcagctgaagaagaggcaacagctggtgaagaagcagctggcgaGGAGGGAAcagctggcgaagaagcaactggggaggaagaaacagctgcagaagaggcagctggagaagaggcagctggagaagaggcagctggagaagaggcAGATGGGGAAGAGGcaacagctggtgaagaagcagctggcgaAGAGGGAACAGTTGGCGAAGAAGCAACTGGggaggaagaaacagctgcagaagaggaagctggagaagaagcagctggagatgaagagggaacagctggcgaagaagcaACTGGAGAAGACAAAACCgcaggagaagaagcagcagcagccggagaagaaggaactTCTGGTGACGAAGCTGCGGGAGAAGAGGGGATTGCAGgggaagaagcagcagctagAGAAGTGGGAACGGAAATACCAGTCAACacactagcagcagcagatacATCGGCCACAGCAGAAGCgacagcagaagcagcggcagatgcaacagcactggcagaagcagcggcaaCGGCATTTGCAGAagcactagcagcagccgagACACAGATggatgcagcagcagaaacagaagcaaCAACATTTGCTGAAGCTACAGCGACAGCATtggcagaggcagcagcactggcatgggcagaagcagcagcggcagcagcagcggcggcagaggcagcagcagaagcggtagcagcagcactggcagcagcactggcagtaACAGCAACTTGTGGAGAAGCTTGGGCAACAGCAGAGGCAATAGCGTTAGCTGAAGCAACGGCAGTGGCATATgctgaagcagaagcagcagcggaagcagcagctgaagcggcagcagaggcagcagctgaagcagaagcagcagcagaggcaTAA
- the EAP1 gene encoding putative cell wall adhesin (Enhanced Adherence to Polystyrene; similar to S. pombe predicted GPI-anchored SPBPJ4664.02; similar to RBT1; internal hexapeptide PATEST repeat region is expanded in allelic CaP19.8979; identical to C. albicans morphogenetic related gene CPH3 (AAM46085); no clear allele), which translates to MVKLNPSLGLVVLGFLGSGHCLSTGEIQERALLKSGVRVNLDQRDLPELDSVVTALDNDAQRLPKVYEQNLTETLENVDHLFSVGSMLLENTSPSTDLKNELVSSAANNLLSISEAFSYTPANADDDEDGAINAAAAVSENAENLSNLLKQSNIDTSPIDSSNSDLRKQLESIDPSVSFDSVLKKRDLGDFINSFFGFFYQSSSLTKSIYNAKNVVSSLSSSVSGSVSGSASGSISTDSCLQTICEVISQCCSFMEQCFTSTISSAMAYCLSCPLMVALESCLSSLCSSGGISPSTCSSSSSIYELLSSKINEFSVLISQFNVDTSSLNQQHCVFRSLVTSACPTVSFTQSVATATGSIPVLSQAASIATGDNVISGMASLYSMATSVVSNPTAVPTINDPAVSSAAAAASAAASAAASALASAGADVSAGADASAFASAGASAAASANAEITASAGIAISDNAAASGYASATADANAYASAAAAASASVAAAASASAAAAAAAGASAAASANAEVTASAGIAISDNAAASGYASATADANAYASAAAAASASAAAAASASAAAAAAASAAATAEASASAYATVGANAASTSDITAVASANAAASAAASANAAASASAAASAAASAAASAAASAASVASAYPSFGASASASVPGFSTSTSTGFTGTVPTSPAVETSPSADLGGSVGISVGANAGASAYASAAASASAAASAAASAAASAAASASAYATAVASANAIASAVAQASPQVAVTASAAASAAATASAAASAAAAAAAAASAHASAAASANAVAVASANVVASVSAAASICVSAAASASANAVAAASASAVASAAASAVASAVADVSAAASVLTGISVPTSLAAASSPAIPSSPAASSPEVPSSPAAAASSPAVLSSPVASSPAVPSSSPAASSPASSSAAVSSSPVASSPTVPSSPAASSPAVASSPSASSPAASSPAASSPAASSAAVSSSPVASSPAVPSSPAASSPAVASSSAASSPAVSSSPVASLPAVPSSSPAASSPATSSPAASSSPVASSLAVPSSPAASSPAASSSPVASSPAVPSSPAASSPAVPSSPTASSPAASSPAASSPAASSPAASSPAVPSSPTASSPEVPSSPAASSPAIYSSPVASSPSVPSSPAASSPVASSPEVPTSPAASSPAIPSSPSPAVLSSPAASSPTTSSSPAVPSSPAVPSSPVASSSPATTSSPAVPTSPAASSSPATSSPAGSSAGACPASCLYTVTVTANSAQIEAAIASATASALASASAAVNIPMPFSLNVRSSANNGWNKIRNIFKRATTSPNTGNSQLDSKLEDLENTPLTSVSSLNDVQSKVISIAGFISQNIDSSTPPSEIESMLCPFISIATDISQQALDDFKSSINSNDQSRTIASTFANTMGDLSNITRNFDLNCTSNGNQLLNLVNEYQDALVYTAVTSYESFEKRSNPTEDDYNVLVQVLRNALASQNQPVNALHDNVVATMYVTNPTKLVVTSTSTTIQTVIVTQQAQTPVTDIITKIVSGPEYDVPGNTFTVQQPASPSTITVVQSPTPSTVTIQAPPPPPPNLATIFQGQDDAAPSPAPQPPAAESPAASSPSPSAQSPSVETPSPFSVQITTPVTSGQSQNDVVSSSIASTVIPSQVNLPASLPKVPGDSPSATAAFVPPIPAVANAEMLYHAPSAKAPISEAAAGNAPAPAATSDIVDTADGQIVNGGPQPVEYNHVLDNIDFGDINDYGSAI; encoded by the coding sequence aTGGTAAAGTTGAATCCATCTCTTGGACTGGTTGTCCTGGGCTTCCTTGGCAGTGGTCATTGTCTTTCCACTGGCGAAATCCAAGAAAGAGCTTTACTAAAATCTGGTGTTCGTGTGAACCTTGATCAGAGAGACCTTCCTGAATTAGATAGCGTTGTCACTGCCTTAGATAATGATGCTCAACGACTACCCAAAGTGTACGAACAGAACCTCACCGAAACTCTCGAAAATGTAGatcatttattttctgtGGGATCAATGCTTCTTGAAAATACGTCTCCAAGTACCGACCTTAAGAATGAACTTGTATCCTCTGCTGCCAACAACCTTTTATCAATTTCCGAAGCCTTCTCATATACCCCTGCAAACGccgacgacgatgaagacggTGCTATCAATGCTGCAGCCGCTGTCAGTGAGAACGCTGAGAACTTAAGCAACCTTCTCAAGCAATCTAATATCGATACCTCGCCTATTGACTCGAGCAACAGTGATCTTAGAAAACAACTCGAATCTATCGATCCCTCTGTGTCATTCGATTCCGTTCTCAAAAAACGTGATCTCGGAGATTTTATAAATTCATTCTTTGGATTTTTCTATCAATCATCAAGCTTGACGAAGTCCATATATAATGCAAAGAATGTTGTTAGTTCATTGAGCAGCTCTGTATCTGGATCTGTATCTGGATCGGCTTCTGGATCAATTTCTACCGATAGTTGCCTGCAAACTATTTGCGAGGTTATCAGTCAATGCTGTAGCTTTATGGAGCAATGTTtcaccagcaccatctCTTCTGCCATGGCTTACTGCCTCAGTTGTCCCTTGATGGTTGCTTTGGAAAGCTGTTTATCCAGTCTTTGCTCCAGTGGAGGTATTAGCCCAAGTACTTgttccagcagcagttcTATTTATGAACTCCTCAGTTCCAAGATTAATGAGTTCAGCGTTCTTATCAGTCAATTCAATGTTGATACTAGCAGCTTGAATCAACAACACTGTGTTTTCAGAAGTTTGGTTACCAGCGCTTGTCCTACTGTTTCCTTTACTCAATCTGTGGCAACTGCTACTGGAAGCATTCCTGTTCTTTCCCAAGCTGCCTCTATCGCAACTGGCGACAATGTTATTTCTGGTATGGCTTCACTTTACTCAATGGCCACTTCTGTCGTCAGCAATCCTACTGCCGTTCCCACTATCAATGATCCAGCTgtttcatctgctgctgccgccgcttctgctgctgcgtctgctgctgcttcggcCTTAGCTTCTGCTGGCGCTGATGTTTCTGCTGGAGCTGACgcttctgcttttgcttctgccggtgcttctgctgctgcttctgccaatgctgagattactgcttctgccgGTATTGCTATTTCTGataatgctgctgctagtggcTACGCTTCTGCTACCGCTGATGCCAATGCTTATGCCagtgccgctgctgctgcctctgccagtgttgctgctgctgcttcggccagtgctgctgccgctgctgctgccggtgcttctgctgctgcttctgccaatGCTGAGgttactgcttctgccgGTATCGCTATTTCTGacaatgctgctgctagtggcTACGCTTCTGCTACCGCTGATGCCAATGCTTATGCCagtgccgctgctgctgcctctgctagtgctgctgctgctgcttcggcCAGTGCTgccgccgctgctgctgcctccgcAGCTGCCACCGCCGaagcttctgcttctgcctATGCTACTGTTGGAGCCAATGCTGCTAGCACTTCAGATATAACTGCCGTTGCCtctgccaatgctgctgcttctgctgctgctagtgcgaatgctgctgcttctgcttctgctgctgcttcagctgctgcctctgccgctgcctcagctgctgcttccgctgcttctgttgCTTCAGCTTATCCGTCTTTTGGtgcttcagcatcagctaGCGTTCCTGGATTCTCAACATCCACTTCTACTGGTTTCACAGGTACTGTCCCCActtctcctgctgttgaaacTTCACCATCAGCTGATCTCGGTGGAAGTGTTGGAATTAGTGTTGGTGCTAATGCTGGTGCCAGTGCTTAtgcctctgctgctgcttctgcttcagctgctgcctctgctgccgcttcagctgctgcttccgctgctgcttctgcttcagcATATGCCACTGCCGTTGCTTCAGCTAACGCTATTGCCTCTGCTGTTGCCCAAGCTTCTCCACAAGTTGCTGTtactgccagtgctgctgccagtgctgctgctaccgcttctgctgctgcctctgccgccgctgctgctgccgctgctgcttctgcccatgccagtgctgctgcctctgccaATGCTGTCGCTGTAGCTTCAGCAAATGTTGttgcttctgtttctgctgctgcatccATCTGTGTctcggctgctgctagtgctTCTGCAAATGCCGttgccgctgcttctgccagtgctgttgcatctgccgctgcttctgctgtcGCTTCTGCTGTGGCCGATgtatctgctgctgctagtgtGTTGACTGGTATTTCCGTTCCCACTTCTctagctgctgcttcttcccCTGCAATCCCCTCTTCTCCCGCAGCTTCGTCACCAGAagttccttcttctccggctgctgctgcttcttctcctgcGGTTTTGTCTTCTCCAGTtgcttcttcgccagctgttccctcttcatctccagctgcttcttctccagcttcctcttctgcagctgtttcttcctccCCAGTTGCTTCTTCGCCAACTGTTCCCTCTtcgccagctgcttcttcaccagctgttgCCTCTTCCCCATCTgcctcttctccagctgcctcttctccagctgcctcttctccagctgcctcttctgcagctgtttcttcctccccagttgcttcttcgccagctgTTCCCTCCtcgccagctgcttcttcaccagctgttgcctcttcttcagctgcctcttctccagctgtttcttcctccCCAGTTGCTTCTTTGCCAGCtgttccttcttcttcaccagctgcttcttcccCAGCTacctcttctccagctgcctcttcctCCCCAGTTGCTTCTTCACTAGCTGTTCCATCTTCCccagctgcctcttccccagctgcctcttcctccccagttgcttcttcgccagctgTTCCCTCTTCGccagctgcctcttctccagctgttccttcttctccaactgcttcttcgccagctgcttcttcgccagctgcttcttcgccagctgcttcttcaccagctgcctcttcaccagctgttccttcttctccaacTGCTTCTTCCCCAGAAGTTCCCTCTtcgccagctgcttcttctccagctATTTATTCCTCCCCAGTTGCTTCTTCGCCATCTGTTCCCTCTtcgccagctgcttcttcccCAGTTGCCTCTTCTCCAGAAGTTCCTACTTccccagctgcttcttcgccagctATTCCCTCTTCTCCATCCCCAGCTGTTCtttcatcaccagcagcatcctCTCCAACTAcctcctcttctccagctgTTCCATCGTCTCCAGCTGTCCCCTCCTCTCCAGTTGCTTCATCGTCCCCAGCTactacttcttctcctgctgTCCCCACTTccccagctgcttcatcatccCCAGCTACTTCGTCCCCAGCTGGTTCTTCAGCTGGTGCCTGCCCAGCATCCTGTCTCTATACCGTCACTGTTACTGCCAACTCTGCTCAAATCGAGGCCGCTATTGCCAGTGCCACTGCTTCCGCTCTTGCCTCTGCTTCCGCTGCTGTCAATATCCCCATGCCATTCTCTCTCAATGTACGAAGCTCGGCTAACAACGGATGGAACAAGATCAGAAACATCTTTAAGCGTGCCACTACAAGTCCCAACACCGGAAATTCTCAGCTTGACTCCAAGTTAGAGGACTTGGAAAACACCCCTCTTACCAGTGTAAGTTCTTTGAACGATGTTCAGAGCAAAGTTATTAGCATTGCTGGATTCATTTCCCAAAACATTGATTCTTCCACACCCCCTTCTGAAATTGAGTCGATGCTTTGTCCTTTCATTTCTATTGCCACTGATATCTCACAACAAGCTTTGGATGACTTTAAGAGTAGCATCAACTCTAATGACCAAAGTCGAACCATTGCATCTACCTTTGCAAATACCATGGGTGACTTGAGTAACATTACTCGTAACTTCGATTTGAACTGTACCAGTAACGGAAACCAGCTCCTTAATTTGGTCAACGAATATCAGGATGCTTTAGTCTACACTGCTGTTACTAGTTATGAAAGCTTTGAAAAGAGATCAAACCCCACTGAAGATGATTACAATGTCTTAGTTCAGGTTCTTAGAAACGCACTTGcttctcaaaatcaacCTGTCAATGCTCTCCATGACAACGTTGTAGCCACTATGTACGTAACCAATCCCACAAAATTGGTTGTTACTTCCACCTCAACTACTATCCAAACTGTTATCGTTACTCAACAGGCTCAAACTCCAGTCACTGATATTATCACCAAGATTGTGAGTGGCCCTGAGTACGATGTTCCTGGAAACACCTTCACTGTCCAGCAACCTGCTTCACCTAGCACTATCACGGTCGTCCAATCCCCTACTCCCAGTACAGTGACTATTCAagctccacctccaccaccaccaaatcTTGCTACTATTTTCCAGGGTCAAGAtgatgctgctccttcGCCAGCTCCTCAACCACCTGCCGCTGAGtctccagctgcttcttcaccTTCGCCTTCAGCTCAATCTCCCTCTGTAGAGACCCCATCACCCTTTAGTGTCCAGATTACCACTCCAGTCACTTCTGGTCAATCCCAGAATGACGTTGTCTCGTCTTCAATTGCCTCTACAGTTATTCCTTCACAAGTGAACCTTCCTGCAAGTTTACCAAAGGTTCCCGGAGATTCTCCATCAGCTACTGCCGCTTTCGTTCCTCCTATTCCAGCGGTTGCTAATGCCGAGATGCTCTATCACGCTCCTTCGGCCAAGGCTCCAATAtctgaggctgctgccggtaatgctcctgctcctgcagCTACTTCAGATATCGTCGACACCGCTGATGGTCAAATTGTCAATGGTGGTCCTCAACCTGTTGAGTATAACCATGTTCTTGACAATATTGATTTCGGTGATATCAATGACTACGGTAGTGCCATCTAA